DNA from Alphaproteobacteria bacterium SS10:
GAAGCGCGCGGATGAGGGGCTCTATACTGCTAAGCGTAGCGGCCGGAACCGGGTCTGCACCGTTGAAGACCCTGAGAAGGCCCGTGAGGACGAAGCGGCAATCGGCTCTACTCCGCCAACCTCCACGGCACCGCCACCAATCCCAGGCGCGGATACCCCGCTGCAGAGTGATAAGGCCGCGACCGAATAGGCGGCATCCCAGAATTCAGACAAACAAAAACCCCGCTAAGGCTAAGCCGGCGGGGTTTTTCACGTTGGCTTTTGAAACCAGCGTTACTTCATTTTCTCTTCTTTGAAGAGAACGTGCTTGCGAGCAACCGGGTCGTACTTCCGGAACTCAAGCTTTTCGGTCATTTGCCGTGGGTTCTTCTTAGCCACATAGAAGTAGCCGGTGCCCTCGGTGCTAACCAGTTTAACCAGAATGGTGGCGGTTTTTGCCATCGTTCAATCCTCTCGCCAGAATGCAGCCCCAACGGTTGGGACGCGGCGTCAAAATTCAGGTGAGCGCGTGATTTATGCGCTGCGCCGGAAGAAGTCAAGAAAACAGGTGTAGGACGGCCCAGTCCGTTTTAGCGCAGATCGTTGAGGCTGGTGGCCAAAGACGCCGAGATCGGGGACGAGGAGGCGGCAGCGAAGACGCTGGCGTCACCACTGATCTGCGCGATCAGGTCCGGCTTACCGATCAGAAGCTTTGCAATCTCTTGGTCATCCGCCGTGTCCTTGGTGGATGGTGGGCAATCCTTGCGACCGTCAGCGGCGATTTCCGCCACCATCGCATGGTCCATGGTGCCCCAATCGATTGAGGCGTGGTCCTGCAGGTTAATGTGGTTGCGCCAGATGCTTGGCGTTGGCTTGGCCCGGTTGCTGATTTGGGTCTCCAGCGCTGGCTTCGCCTGTTCCCAATCACCAAGGCTGGTGCAGATGTTTGGCAGGATGCCAATCTCATGCAGGCCATGACCATCAGGGGTGAAAATCTCAGACCAGGTGACGAAGAGCTCACCATCATTAGGCAGTCGGGTTACGGTTTGAACGCTACCCTTACCGTAGGAGGCGCTGCCGACGACCACGGCCCGGCCGGTTTCCTGCAGTGCGGCTGCAACCACCTCAGCGGCGGAGGCGGAGCCACCATTGACCAACACCACCATCGGGGCACCGTCTAGGATGTCCAGGGTATCGGCGGCAAAGTCTTGGAAGCTTTCTGGGTGCCGGCCAGCGGTACGAATAATCCGACCGCGCTTGATGAACAGATCAGAGACGGCGACGGCTTGTTCAAGCAGGCCGCCCGGATTGCCGCGTAGGTCGAGGACTAGGCCCCGGAAGTTGTCGCCCAAACGTTGGTGGATGACAGAAACGGCGGCGCGGACATGGGCCTCGGTGGCGGCATTGAACCGCTCAATCGTCACGATACCGATGCCGTCTTCCATCCGGCCGATCACGGTATTGGTGATCACCCGCTCGCGCAGCAGGCTGAAATCCTCAACCAGTTCGCCATCACGCTCAACATCGACCATGACAAAGCTGCCAACACGACCGCGAAGTTGGTCACGTACCTGGGTTAGGTCCATGGAAGCGGTTGAATGGCCATCAATGCTGCGGATCAGGTCACCGGCCTGTAGACCCGCATGATAGGCGGGACCATCAGGGAAAACGCTGCGAATGACGAAGGCATCATCGCTATGCTCAAAGGCCAGACCCACACCGCCAAAACCCTCACGGATATGGCGTTCACGGGACCCTTTACGGGCGCTCGCGTAGCGGGAGAAGCGATCAAGCCGGGCGGTCATCCCGGTAAACATGGCCTCAAGCAGGGCTTCACGCTCAACCGCGGCGAGTTGCGTTGACTGAATTCGGGCGGCATCAAGCGCCAGAGTGGCGAGCTGCGCCCAGTTGTCGGCGCGTTGATCCTCTGGCAGCGCCAGGATTTTGGCCGTCTGACCGGCATGATCGATGCGGAGCACACCCTGTTGGATCGAAAAGTCGAGCCGTGGATCAAACTCACTTAGCGCGTTCAGACCCTCAACAGTCACCTCAGAAAGGTTCAGCGGCCGGAAGTAAACCTCTGCAATGCGGCTGATGCCTGCGCTTAGAACAGCGGCCTCCGGCGTCGCCACAACCATGGTGGCGCCGTCATAGCTTTGCGCGCTCTGATAGTTGGGCAGGGTATCGGTGGTGCTACAGGCCGCAAGGATCAGTCCAGCCACCAGAGTAGGGCGGCCAATTGAGAAGCTGCGGCGAAGAATGGCGCCAAGCGTATCACTCACTGACCGGTCCCCTGAACCAGCTGGTTCAGTAGGGTTTTTCAGTGGTGGCTGGTATCGGCTAGTGCCGAAAGAGGTCAGAACACTTGGCATGCGAATCGTTATACCATCGATTCGCTTTCGATTCGCTTCAAAAGTCAGCCCGATTCGCTCTGATCATTGCGTCGGGTGGTAAGTGTGCCCGCTTTGCCCAGTTAGGACCGTTTTGGGCCTTTCCCGGACTTGCCCCGCTTCTTCGGCTTGCTGCGACCGGCTTTACCGCTCTTCTTGAAGCCGCCAGGCCGCCCGCCATTCCGTCCGCGCGGCCCATTTCGCCGCCCCTCTGACGGCGCTTCGGCGAACTCTTCCGGGCTGTCTTCATGCAGGGCAAGGTCGATCAGGCCCGTAACGGGATCGGCATGCTGTACCGTGACCACAACCTGGGCGCCCATGCGGAAATCCCGACCCCAACGGCGACCGGTTAGGGCATGGCGCCGCTCATTCACGATGTAATAGTCATCGGGGAGGGAGCGGATCGGGATCAACCCATCGGCGCCGGTCTCATCCAGGGTGACGAAGGCACCAAATTTGCCAACCCCACTAATCCGACCAGTAGCCCGTTGGCCCAGGCGTTCTGTCAGGAACAGCGCCATATATCGGTCATTGGCTGAGCGTTCAGCGGCTATCGCCTTCCGCTCTGTGCCAGAGATGTGGTCCGCCGTGGTGTCGAGGTCGACGGCATCCGCCTCGGTAAGCCCATCATCGCCCAGATCGTTCAGGGCAATCAGCGCCCGGTGGACAATCAGGTCGGCATAGCGCCGGATCGGGCTGGTGAAATGCGCATAATGGCGAAGGGCCAGGCCAAAATGTCCGTCACATCCGGCGGAATACCGCGCCTGTGCCTGGGCACGCAGGATCAGCTGGTGGATCAACCGCTCATCATCATGACCAACGACCTGGTCTAACACGGCGGCCAGGTGTTTGGGACGGATCACTTGCCCCTTGGCCAGGGTTACATCCATGCCTTTTAGGATATCGCTAAGGCCTGAGATGCGGTCGCGATCTGGATTGTCATGGGTGCGATAGAGCGCTGGCTGTCGGGCCTTATCCAGCGCCTGGGCCGCCGCAACATTGGCCGTGATCATAAACTCTTCGATCAATCGGTGGCTGTCTAAGCGGGGGCGCGGGCGGATATCCGTTAAGTGTCCAGCGTCATCGAAGTGGATAACGGGCTCGGGAATATCGAGATCCAGTGTGCCACGGGCCTGCCGGGCCAGGTTTAGCGCGGTATAGGCGGCATGAAGTGGCTCAATTACCGTCTCCATCAACGCGGTGGCCTGATCGCTCGGCTTACCATCCCGCGCGGCTTGCATCTCCTCATAGGTGAAGCGGGCGTGAGAGCGCATCCAAGCACGCTCAAACCGATGTTTCAGCAGGTTACCATCCCGGCTGATCACCATTCTGGCGACCATGCAGGGGCGATCCTCATCCGGGCGCAGTGAGCAAAGGTCATTCGACAGCCGCTCTGGCAGCATCGGCACAACGCGGTCAGGGAAATAGACCGAGTTGCCGCGTTCCTTGGCCGCCTCATCCAGGGCAGAGCCGCTGCGCACATAGTGGGCGACATCGGCAATCGCGACCGTCAGGCGCCAACCGCCTGGGTTGCTTGGGTCATCATCGGGTTCTGCATGGACGGCATCATCGAAATCCCGGGCATCGGCGCCATCAATTGTCACCAGAGGCAGGGCGCGCAAATCGACCCGCTTTGGATCATCGGCGGCAGGCGGCACCGCGTTTTCTGCAATCTCCAGCGCCTCATCAGGGAAGTCGACGG
Protein-coding regions in this window:
- the rpmG gene encoding 50S ribosomal protein L33, giving the protein MAKTATILVKLVSTEGTGYFYVAKKNPRQMTEKLEFRKYDPVARKHVLFKEEKMK
- a CDS encoding PDZ domain-containing protein, which translates into the protein MSDTLGAILRRSFSIGRPTLVAGLILAACSTTDTLPNYQSAQSYDGATMVVATPEAAVLSAGISRIAEVYFRPLNLSEVTVEGLNALSEFDPRLDFSIQQGVLRIDHAGQTAKILALPEDQRADNWAQLATLALDAARIQSTQLAAVEREALLEAMFTGMTARLDRFSRYASARKGSRERHIREGFGGVGLAFEHSDDAFVIRSVFPDGPAYHAGLQAGDLIRSIDGHSTASMDLTQVRDQLRGRVGSFVMVDVERDGELVEDFSLLRERVITNTVIGRMEDGIGIVTIERFNAATEAHVRAAVSVIHQRLGDNFRGLVLDLRGNPGGLLEQAVAVSDLFIKRGRIIRTAGRHPESFQDFAADTLDILDGAPMVVLVNGGSASAAEVVAAALQETGRAVVVGSASYGKGSVQTVTRLPNDGELFVTWSEIFTPDGHGLHEIGILPNICTSLGDWEQAKPALETQISNRAKPTPSIWRNHINLQDHASIDWGTMDHAMVAEIAADGRKDCPPSTKDTADDQEIAKLLIGKPDLIAQISGDASVFAAASSSPISASLATSLNDLR
- the rnr gene encoding ribonuclease R, producing the protein MSKKQLSRVAVLEISGIDDDGEPLGRPVKWEADEPPPVIYVGEKSRDGSRAASLGRGDRVLAELEPQADGSYEARVMRRLPAITARKVIGIYEIGDEGGRLRPTDKKAKSDFTVTAKHANGAQPGNLVLAEPVTGDKRGKRRRLGLPEARVLEVLGDMNAPKAVSLIAIATHEIPVDFPDEALEIAENAVPPAADDPKRVDLRALPLVTIDGADARDFDDAVHAEPDDDPSNPGGWRLTVAIADVAHYVRSGSALDEAAKERGNSVYFPDRVVPMLPERLSNDLCSLRPDEDRPCMVARMVISRDGNLLKHRFERAWMRSHARFTYEEMQAARDGKPSDQATALMETVIEPLHAAYTALNLARQARGTLDLDIPEPVIHFDDAGHLTDIRPRPRLDSHRLIEEFMITANVAAAQALDKARQPALYRTHDNPDRDRISGLSDILKGMDVTLAKGQVIRPKHLAAVLDQVVGHDDERLIHQLILRAQAQARYSAGCDGHFGLALRHYAHFTSPIRRYADLIVHRALIALNDLGDDGLTEADAVDLDTTADHISGTERKAIAAERSANDRYMALFLTERLGQRATGRISGVGKFGAFVTLDETGADGLIPIRSLPDDYYIVNERRHALTGRRWGRDFRMGAQVVVTVQHADPVTGLIDLALHEDSPEEFAEAPSEGRRNGPRGRNGGRPGGFKKSGKAGRSKPKKRGKSGKGPKRS